Below is a genomic region from Mycolicibacter hiberniae.
ACGAACATCACCGCCAGCAGCGCCAGCGCGCCGACCGCACTGCGGCTGCGCAGGAACCGGCGCAGCACCAGCGTGCGCCGTGAGGCGAACTCGATCTGGGTCATCGGCGCCGCCCCCTCACGGCGGCCCTCGGCGACGCGGCTCATGACACCCGCACCCGGGGGTCGAGAAGGGCGTAGATGACGTCGGAGAGTAACCCGGCCAGCAGCACCACCGCGCCGGAGAACACCGTGATGGCCGCGACGATATTGGTGTCCTGGGTGGCCACGCCCTGCACCACCCACTCGCCCATGCCGTGCCAGCCGAAGATCTTCTCGACGAACACCGCGCCGGTGACCAGGCCGGCCACCCCGTAGGCGAACAGCGTCGCCATCGGGATGAGCGCGGTGCGCAGCCCGTGTTTGAACAGGGCGCGCCGGCGGGTCAGCCCCTTGGCCCGCGCCGTGCGGATGAAGTCCTGGCCCAGCACGTCGAGCATCGCGTTGCGCTGATAGCGGCTGAAGCTGGCGGCCGCGCCCAGCGCCAGGGTGAGCGACGGCAGCACCAGATGTTGCAGTCGATCGGCCAGCCCCGGCCAGAACCCGGTCACCAGGCCCGGGGAGGTCTCCCCGGTGTAGTCGAACAGCTGGGCGCCCAGCGCCCAGTTCACCCGCAGCGCGCTCAAAATCACCAGGTTGGCCAGTACGAAGGTGGGCACCGAGAGGATCAGCAGCGCCGCCAGGGTGATGACGCGGTCCGACAGCCGGTACTGGCGTACCGCCCCCCACGCGCCGGCCACCACGCCGATCGCCGTGCCGGCCAGCGAGCCGACCACCAGCAGGCGCAGGCTGACC
It encodes:
- a CDS encoding ABC transporter permease, yielding MTRFLAGRALNYLVLLGLASFLTFCLTSLAFAPLDSLMQRNPRPPQAVIDAKAAELGLDKPIPLRYAHWASHAVRGDFGVTVTGQPVSGELGRRVGVSLRLLVVGSLAGTAIGVVAGAWGAVRQYRLSDRVITLAALLILSVPTFVLANLVILSALRVNWALGAQLFDYTGETSPGLVTGFWPGLADRLQHLVLPSLTLALGAAASFSRYQRNAMLDVLGQDFIRTARAKGLTRRRALFKHGLRTALIPMATLFAYGVAGLVTGAVFVEKIFGWHGMGEWVVQGVATQDTNIVAAITVFSGAVVLLAGLLSDVIYALLDPRVRVS